A portion of the Bacteroidota bacterium genome contains these proteins:
- a CDS encoding nuclear transport factor 2 family protein, whose translation MNRLARIAFFLMLAVCTLHTSANAQSVAEEYPAIAKAVNYYLEGGTNNNFDTLKKAFHETATMKYMADGEYREVNALEFFGKGMKNGGPKQDRETRIVSIDVAGSAAFAKLEIEYPTFTFVDYMHLLKVDGEWKIVSKIFHRQPKSSS comes from the coding sequence ATGAATCGTTTAGCCAGAATCGCGTTTTTTTTGATGTTGGCCGTATGCACGCTACACACATCAGCCAATGCCCAGTCCGTTGCTGAAGAATACCCTGCCATCGCTAAAGCTGTAAACTACTACCTTGAAGGCGGCACCAATAACAACTTTGATACCCTGAAAAAAGCTTTCCACGAAACAGCTACGATGAAGTACATGGCTGACGGTGAATACCGAGAAGTCAATGCACTCGAGTTTTTCGGGAAAGGCATGAAAAATGGTGGCCCAAAACAGGATCGTGAAACGCGTATCGTTTCAATTGACGTTGCAGGCAGCGCCGCCTTTGCCAAACTTGAAATTGAGTACCCGACCTTCACGTTTGTCGACTACATGCACCTGCTCAAAGTTGATGGCGAATGGAAAATTGTCAGCAAGATCTTCCACCGGCAGCCGAAGAGTAGTTCCTAG
- a CDS encoding DUF3052 domain-containing protein, whose protein sequence is MSDYSHRPLIKKLGIKPGMRVCMIQAPPHYGELTGPMPDDVVVCELEGTLDFIHYFSMGAAELAEDFPRLKTHLDKKGMVWISWPKGKSGVPTDLSSNIVRQIGLDAGLVDVKVCSVDEVWSGLKFTYRKSDR, encoded by the coding sequence GGATTAAGCCAGGGATGCGCGTTTGTATGATCCAGGCCCCACCGCACTATGGTGAGTTGACAGGCCCGATGCCCGATGATGTGGTTGTGTGTGAACTTGAGGGCACACTAGACTTTATCCACTACTTCTCTATGGGGGCGGCTGAGTTGGCTGAAGATTTCCCCCGGTTAAAGACACACCTGGACAAAAAGGGCATGGTTTGGATATCCTGGCCCAAAGGAAAATCCGGTGTCCCGACCGACTTGAGCAGCAACATCGTGCGCCAAATCGGACTGGACGCCGGATTGGTAGACGTCAAGGTTTGTTCGGTAGACGAGGTATGGTCTGGCCTCAAATTTACGTATCGAAAATCAGATCGTTAA